A section of the Pseudomonadota bacterium genome encodes:
- a CDS encoding VWA domain-containing protein, which yields MIRHGQNHPVCARFAARLLLAAVLCLPLAEATAAAAHDLRVVIDISGSMKQTDPLNLRVPALRLLSELLPPDTEAGVWTFGQWVNMLVAHGEVTKKWKDLARIEAAKISSVALFTDIGQALQRATRGWEGPAEGQRRSLILLTDGHVDIDKNPELNGRARAQILGVRLPALIAAGVTLYPVGLSDNADQELLETLARETGGLHQTARRADDLHRIFMNILEQSTEVNTLPIVEGGFEVDAAIDELNIVVFRNDGGRVALRDPAGSEMTRDSRPRAVRWFEENPYAVITVPDPQEGRWQILTEPHPDNRVFIISRLQLLPEALPDTLFAGEELTLRARLVDGETPIEDTGVLQLLKTQAVIEHEQDATSFWPLQPTDDPGNFQGNGRFAGRTGLSSILFVAEGPTFHRSARRLVTLAPSPFSARWEGPSWVGKAGRITLQASSADFASDELGLTVLWTGPGAARHGSETRLPVGGSQSLLFAPAQPGAYQAQVAVAGISADGRGLLIHLPPVSVDAVVEPEVSPPPPPEPEPVAVSEPAPISVPAPRPVMADGIEGRWWLGFGVINLLLVPGALYYALRTRRRDTAAMAQRLEELEAS from the coding sequence ATGATTCGACATGGTCAAAACCACCCTGTTTGCGCCAGGTTTGCGGCCAGGTTGCTGCTGGCCGCGGTGCTTTGCCTGCCACTTGCCGAGGCGACCGCAGCAGCCGCTCACGATCTGCGGGTGGTCATCGATATCTCCGGCAGCATGAAGCAGACTGACCCGCTGAACCTGCGGGTTCCGGCGTTGCGGCTGCTGAGCGAACTGCTGCCCCCGGACACCGAGGCCGGAGTCTGGACCTTCGGGCAATGGGTCAACATGCTCGTCGCGCATGGGGAGGTGACAAAAAAATGGAAAGATCTGGCACGCATCGAGGCGGCGAAGATCAGCTCCGTCGCCTTGTTCACCGACATCGGGCAAGCCCTGCAGCGAGCGACGCGCGGCTGGGAAGGGCCGGCGGAGGGACAGCGGCGCAGTCTCATTCTGCTTACCGACGGGCATGTCGATATCGATAAGAACCCCGAGCTCAACGGCAGGGCGCGCGCGCAGATTCTTGGCGTGCGCCTGCCTGCTCTGATTGCTGCCGGCGTAACCCTCTATCCGGTGGGGCTCTCAGACAATGCGGATCAGGAGCTCTTGGAGACGCTGGCACGCGAGACGGGCGGGCTGCACCAGACCGCGCGTCGTGCCGACGATCTGCACCGGATTTTCATGAACATCCTCGAGCAGAGTACCGAGGTAAATACGCTGCCCATTGTCGAAGGAGGCTTTGAGGTGGACGCCGCGATCGATGAACTGAATATCGTGGTGTTCCGCAACGACGGCGGACGGGTCGCCCTGCGCGACCCGGCGGGGTCCGAGATGACCCGTGATTCGCGCCCCAGGGCGGTGCGCTGGTTCGAGGAGAATCCGTATGCGGTGATCACGGTACCCGACCCTCAGGAGGGCCGCTGGCAGATACTCACCGAGCCGCACCCGGACAACCGGGTCTTCATAATCAGCCGTTTGCAGCTGCTTCCCGAGGCGCTGCCGGACACTCTTTTCGCCGGGGAAGAGCTCACACTGCGGGCGCGACTCGTCGACGGCGAGACCCCTATTGAAGACACAGGCGTTCTGCAGCTGCTGAAGACGCAGGCAGTGATCGAGCATGAACAGGATGCAACCAGCTTTTGGCCGCTGCAGCCCACGGACGATCCGGGCAACTTTCAGGGGAACGGGCGTTTTGCCGGGCGGACCGGGCTTTCCAGCATACTCTTCGTCGCCGAGGGGCCGACCTTCCATCGTAGCGCGCGTCGTCTGGTGACGCTGGCGCCGAGTCCGTTCAGCGCACGCTGGGAGGGTCCCTCCTGGGTCGGCAAGGCGGGGCGTATCACCCTGCAGGCGAGCAGCGCCGATTTCGCTTCTGATGAGCTTGGCCTGACGGTGCTCTGGACCGGACCGGGTGCCGCGCGTCACGGATCGGAGACACGCCTGCCGGTCGGGGGTAGCCAGTCGCTGCTGTTCGCACCTGCACAGCCCGGTGCCTACCAGGCGCAGGTGGCGGTTGCGGGGATCTCCGCAGACGGGCGCGGTCTCCTGATCCACCTGCCGCCCGTGTCCGTCGATGCGGTCGTTGAGCCGGAGGTATCGCCGCCACCGCCACCTGAACCCGAACCGGTGGCTGTCAGCGAGCCGGCGCCCATCTCTGTTCCGGCGCCGCGTCCGGTGATGGCCGATGGAATCGAAGGCCGCTGGTGGCTCGGCTTCGGGGTTATCAATCTGTTGCTGGTGCCGGGAGCCCTGTACTATGCGCTACGCACCCGGCGTCGGGATACCGCTGCCATGGCGCAGCGGCTGGAGGAACTCGAAGCCTCGTAG
- a CDS encoding PLP-dependent aminotransferase family protein — protein MNQLFSDRIADVPQSFIREILKIAIDPSVISFAGGLPNRTLFPVDAIREAADRILRTAGGEVLQYSNSEGYRPLREWIAQRYRERQGLEIAVENILITTGSQQGLDLLGKTLINDHDPVVMEEPGYLGAIQAFSLYRPRFLPVPVHEAGMNIDRLQDVLRTAEPRLLYTVANFQNPAGITYSEANREAVAALLKGKRTFLVQDDPYGELRFSGQHQRSFAYYLPEQTLLLGSFSKTVVPAFRIGWIVAPDRLMEKLVIAKQASDLHTDFFAQRVLYQYLQDNDLDAHIARITEVYGRQRDAMVQAIENHFPAGVHATRPEGGMFLWVTLPEGVSSMHLFEQAIRDKVAFVPGHPFYIGRTWTNDLRLNFSCVDDKSIAIGIERLARALALQVQAA, from the coding sequence ATGAACCAGCTCTTTTCCGACCGCATCGCCGATGTGCCGCAATCTTTCATACGCGAGATCCTGAAGATCGCCATCGACCCTTCGGTGATCTCCTTCGCCGGAGGGTTGCCCAACCGCACACTGTTTCCGGTCGATGCCATCCGTGAGGCTGCAGACCGCATACTGCGCACCGCGGGGGGCGAAGTCCTGCAGTACAGCAATTCGGAAGGCTATCGGCCACTCCGCGAATGGATCGCTCAGCGCTATCGCGAGCGTCAGGGGCTGGAGATTGCGGTCGAGAATATTCTCATCACTACCGGTTCGCAGCAGGGGCTCGACCTGCTGGGCAAGACTCTGATCAACGATCATGATCCAGTGGTCATGGAAGAGCCCGGCTACCTGGGCGCCATTCAGGCCTTCTCGCTCTACCGTCCGCGCTTCCTACCGGTACCGGTGCATGAAGCGGGGATGAACATCGACAGGCTGCAGGATGTGCTGCGGACGGCGGAACCCAGGCTGCTCTATACCGTGGCAAATTTTCAGAACCCTGCGGGTATCACCTATTCCGAGGCCAACCGCGAGGCAGTGGCGGCGTTGCTGAAGGGTAAACGCACCTTTCTGGTTCAGGACGACCCTTACGGCGAGCTGCGTTTCTCGGGGCAACACCAGCGTTCGTTCGCGTACTATCTGCCCGAACAGACCCTTCTGCTGGGCTCGTTCTCCAAGACTGTCGTGCCCGCGTTTCGCATCGGCTGGATCGTCGCCCCCGACCGCTTGATGGAGAAGCTGGTGATCGCCAAGCAGGCGTCCGATCTGCACACGGATTTCTTCGCCCAGCGCGTGCTCTACCAGTATCTGCAGGACAACGATCTGGATGCGCACATCGCCCGCATCACCGAGGTCTACGGCCGCCAGCGTGACGCCATGGTACAGGCCATCGAGAACCACTTTCCTGCCGGGGTGCACGCTACGCGACCCGAGGGCGGAATGTTCCTCTGGGTCACCTTGCCGGAGGGGGTATCGTCGATGCACCTTTTCGAGCAGGCGATCAGGGACAAGGTGGCGTTCGTGCCCGGACACCCCTTCTACATCGGCCGTACCTGGACCAACGACCTGCGGCTGAACTTCTCTTGTGTGGATGACAAGAGCATTGCCATCGGGATCGAACGTCTGGCCCGTGCCTTGGCGCTGCAGGTGCAGGCGGCATAA
- a CDS encoding CoA transferase has protein sequence MSKSAALPHIRVLDLSRILAGPWASQLLADLGAEVIKIERPGAGDDTRSWGPPYVRDEAGNENGPAGYFLSCNRGKKSVAIDFTQAEGQELVRRLAAQCDIVLENFKVGGLKQYGLDYESLKAINPRLIYCSITGFGQDGPYAPRAGYDFLIQAMGGLMSITGESDDVVGGGPVKVGVALADVLTGLYAAVGVLAALAHREHTGEGQHVDLALLDVQVATLANQALNYLVSGQAPRRMGNAHPNIVPYQAFRASDGHIVLTVGNDAQYIRFCEVAQRLDLAGDERFATNAARVRNREVLIPLLDEVIAQRSQADWIESLERVKVPCGPINDLAQVFEHPQVQHRGMRLTMTHPTVGAVPQVANPIKFSETPVRYDRAPPLVGEHTREVLEELLGVSEMEWKHLNDKGVL, from the coding sequence CCCAATTGCTCGCCGATCTGGGTGCCGAGGTGATCAAGATCGAGCGCCCTGGGGCGGGAGACGATACGCGCTCATGGGGTCCGCCCTACGTCAGGGATGAGGCAGGCAATGAAAATGGCCCGGCGGGCTACTTCCTCTCGTGCAACCGCGGTAAGAAATCGGTTGCCATCGATTTCACGCAGGCCGAGGGCCAGGAGTTGGTACGCCGTTTGGCCGCGCAGTGCGATATCGTGCTGGAGAATTTCAAAGTGGGTGGATTGAAACAGTACGGCCTTGACTACGAGAGTCTGAAGGCGATCAACCCGCGGTTGATCTACTGCTCCATCACCGGATTTGGACAGGATGGCCCCTATGCGCCTCGCGCCGGGTACGATTTCTTGATCCAGGCGATGGGCGGACTCATGAGCATCACCGGCGAGTCGGATGATGTCGTCGGTGGTGGCCCTGTCAAGGTGGGGGTCGCGCTAGCTGATGTCCTGACCGGACTCTATGCCGCGGTGGGGGTGCTGGCGGCACTGGCGCATCGTGAACACACCGGTGAGGGCCAGCACGTGGACCTGGCACTGCTCGATGTGCAAGTGGCCACCTTGGCCAATCAGGCGCTCAATTACCTGGTCTCCGGTCAGGCGCCGCGACGCATGGGCAACGCGCATCCCAATATCGTTCCCTACCAGGCCTTCAGGGCGAGTGACGGTCACATCGTGCTCACCGTCGGCAACGATGCCCAATACATCCGTTTTTGTGAAGTGGCACAACGGCTCGATCTGGCCGGCGATGAACGGTTTGCCACCAACGCGGCGCGGGTGCGCAATCGCGAAGTACTGATCCCGCTGCTGGATGAGGTCATTGCCCAACGCTCGCAGGCCGATTGGATCGAATCCCTCGAACGGGTCAAGGTGCCCTGCGGCCCCATCAACGACCTGGCCCAGGTATTCGAGCACCCGCAGGTGCAACATCGGGGGATGCGTCTGACGATGACTCATCCCACCGTAGGGGCGGTGCCGCAGGTGGCGAATCCCATCAAATTTTCGGAAACTCCGGTGCGCTACGACAGGGCACCGCCGCTGGTGGGCGAACACACGCGGGAGGTGTTGGAAGAGCTATTGGGTGTCAGCGAGATGGAATGGAAGCACTTGAACGACAAGGGCGTGCTCTGA